A single window of Anopheles moucheti chromosome 2, idAnoMoucSN_F20_07, whole genome shotgun sequence DNA harbors:
- the LOC128297403 gene encoding uncharacterized protein LOC128297403, which produces MHRHNATFTVVLALSCLLVAVNCLTIQELRAQIAQQRIQQRYGITTTSEPTTTSSSSSNSSTSTSETTTTTATTTSTTESTTQSEASTNSTDTTTTASESTTTESSSTGTTSVEDGLIAQYRDQVRQQAIQRALARASALG; this is translated from the exons ATGCATCGGCATAATGCAACATTTACTGTGGTTTTGGCGTTGTCCTGCTTG TTGGTGGCAGTGAATTGCCTTACAATACAAGAACTGCGAGCGCAAATTGCACAACAGCGCATTCAACAACGGTACGGCATTACTACAACTAGTGAACCCACTACCACCTCGAGTAGTAGCTCGAATTCGAGTACATCTACTTCGGAAACTACTACAACCACTGCGACAACAACCTCAACCACAGAGTCAACGACACAAAGTGAAGCTTCCACCAACAGCACTGATACGACAACGACTGCTAGCGAATCTACAACCACCGAATCGTCAAGCACCGGTACAACGAGTGTTGAGGATGGGTTGATAGCACAGTACCGTGACCAAGTGCGACAGCAAGCTATTCAGCGTGCGTTGGCCAGGGCAAGTGCGTTAGGGTAA